A region from the Deltaproteobacteria bacterium genome encodes:
- a CDS encoding sensor histidine kinase, whose translation AGQEKERAAVARELHDEFGQVLTALALDAAWLRDRLKEADPAASRQAQSMCGIIDKAIDEVRGIATRLRPGALDNLGLVDALDWYIRDFEKRSRVRCFYRPRGVPRIADKAATAVYRIAQEALTNVARHSGATRVDVSLRVEEGVLLLSVEDDGKGFDPGRLGESKGLGVVGMRERASLIGGALSIGSRPGGGARIDLRLPLRIAKGETA comes from the coding sequence CGCGGGGCAGGAGAAGGAGCGCGCCGCCGTGGCGCGCGAGCTCCACGACGAGTTCGGCCAGGTGCTGACGGCGCTCGCCCTCGACGCGGCGTGGCTCCGGGACCGCCTGAAGGAAGCCGATCCCGCGGCGTCGCGGCAGGCCCAGTCGATGTGCGGCATCATCGACAAGGCGATCGACGAGGTCCGCGGGATCGCGACCCGCCTTCGGCCGGGCGCCCTCGACAACCTCGGGCTGGTGGACGCGCTCGACTGGTATATACGGGACTTCGAGAAGCGCTCGAGGGTACGATGCTTCTATCGCCCCCGCGGCGTTCCGCGGATCGCGGACAAGGCGGCGACCGCCGTGTACCGGATCGCCCAGGAGGCGTTGACGAACGTGGCGCGCCACTCCGGCGCGACGCGGGTGGACGTCTCGCTCCGGGTGGAGGAGGGCGTCCTCCTTCTTTCGGTGGAGGACGACGGGAAGGGATTCGACCCGGGGCGGCTGGGCGAATCGAAGGGGCTCGGGGTGGTCGGGATGCGGGAACGCGCGTCGCTGATCGGCGGGGCGCTCTCGATCGGCTCCCGCCCGGGCGGGGGGGCCCGGATCGACCTGCGTCTCCCGCTCCGCATCGCGAAAGGGGAAACGGCGTGA